Below is a genomic region from Zea mays cultivar B73 chromosome 9, Zm-B73-REFERENCE-NAM-5.0, whole genome shotgun sequence.
gtgttgtattctttgccgagtgccttttgtcgggcactcggcaaagaaggctttgccgagtgccgcactcggtaaaggtaggctctcggcaaagagcccctttaccgagtgctaaacactcggcacaggtagacactcggcaaatccatgtttgccgagtgtcatgcactcggcaaacggggctctcggcaaagggccgtcagcggccgtcccagagctgacggccgtcagtctttgccgagagccaacggctggcactcggcaaagaggcttctttgccgagtgtcccacatctagcactcggcaaagcactctttgccgagtgtcatctctagacactcggcaaagtatatttttatttttttgattttgtctctccaactttttgtggtatgttcctacactatgtagacctacatgtatcatttgtggacaattataacagagattcaatcattagtagatttagttcgtttatttgaatttcttcgaaaaattcaaatttgaactgcaggtcactcgaaacttggaaaaccgtgcatgaaaaaaatgatattcatggtacttagcataagttacgaccgatttcagaagcgtaccggaaacttcgagcaacatgctcactaaacatggccgtgaacttggcatccacatgtttaaaaattgtataaaacacaaacaaagtcagaaaatcatgaaacttgtccccgtgtcatgatatcatatgtataggctgtgataaaaattttagagtatttggagaaagttgtgagacactatgtgtagaaacctaagagatccacattgaaactctatgatttcatgtgtagtcctcttaggtttctacacatactgtctcacaactttctccaaatactctaaaatttttatcatagcctatacatatgatatcatgacacggggacaagtttaatgattttctgactttgtttgtgttttatacaatttttaaacatgtggatgccaagttcacggccatgtttagtgagcatgttgctcgaagtttccggtacgcttctgaaatcggtcgtaacttatgctaagtaccatgaatatcattttttcatgcacggttttccaagtttcgagtgacctgcagttcaaatttgaattttccgaagaaattcaaataaacgaactaaatctactagatattgcaaacactgttataattgtcccaaaatgatacatgtaggtctatatagtttagaaacataccacaaaaagtttggtgctgaaaacaaaaaaaatacaaatgtactttgccgagtgtcgtgtggttgacactcggcaaagtaggctttgccgagtgtcccggggtggcactcggcaaagaagtgaaaagcagtctttgccgagtgcccctggatggcactcggcaaagaagacgcctttgccgagtgccgccgatctggcactcggcaaaccatattttaaaaataaaaaaaatctttgccgagtgccgcatcgcgggcactcggcaaagaacataaACTTAGCCAATCCGACCGGttctccttcttctctctctcactcacgcTCACTCGCTGCACGCCGCCGACGCCCGCGCTCGCTCGCCGCCGACCCCGCGCCCGTGCCCACCCTCGCCGCCGGCCAGGCGCCGCCCCCGGCCGCGCGCCCGCCgctcgccgcccccgcccccaccctcgccgcccgcgcgcccgccgctcgccgcgcgctgcccgcgcgcccgccgctcGCCGCCCACGCCGCCCGCGCTCGCCGTGCGCCCGCGCGCCGCCCACGCCGCCCGCTCGCCGCTcgtccgcgcgcccgcgcgccgccCACGACCGCCGACGACCCCGCGCCGACGACCTCCACGCCGTCGACCGCTCACGACCTCCACGCCGTCACGCCCGTTCGCCGTCGTGCACCGTCCACGCCGAGCAAATAGGTATAAACTAATTTTCACATTTTAGTTGCTAAATATTGTCAAATAAATGTATATGTGTGGTTGTGTATTGTGTATTGTGATTGTTTATTGTGAAATAGAATTAGGTTTTTTGTGtgtgattgtgtattgtgaaatagagTTAGGTTTTTAGTCCTCACTTTGCATGCATTAGGTAAGTCTTCTAATTATTTATGTGGTTATTTAGGCATTAATGTATATGTGTGGatatgtatatgtgtggatgtcagccatcgtgctgctacttatatttacaggctttgaaaacctccccgtgcaggggaggtgctgccggatttttttgttgataggctttggttaaatatgttataggatggaggaccgtgagtggatgtacacgggccgtagaggaaggaacgatgtcaccactgaatggattagaaagaccgatgattttgtggaacgggcatatggcgaagctgctaaaggagctattctagtcccatgcccgtgcagcaaatgtgacaaccggaaaagaaaaccaaagaagaccatggtagaacatatttggaagaatggatttacgccgggctatactcggtggatatttcatggtgaagcgcatcgtacgagagaggaggtgctgagacaacgtgtcgaggattatgacgcggatgcgggggtagcggatatgttgaacgactatcaggaggcacagtacacgggaggatgtatggatgaagagccagagccgactgcaaaagcgttctacgacatgttcgacgcggcacagaagccccttcacggccagacaaaggtttctcaactggatgtcattgggcgtgtaatggcgttcaagtcgcagtacagcatgagtagagacgcattcgatggcttgttgacggttattgggagtctgcttccggatgatcacgttctgccaaagagcatgtacgaggcacagaaactacttcgtgcactcaagatgacgtatgagcagattcatgcttgtccgaagggctgcgtgctatttaggaaagaatacgcggaggcaaagtactgtcccaagtgtaattcgtctaggtttatggaggtagactctggtgatggacaaaagaggcagctcgacatccccttgacaatcctacgacaccttccgttcgtaccgaggatccagcgtctgtacatgacagaggaatccgcgaaacagatgacttggcacaaaaatggaaaacgatacaatcctgacaagatggtgcacgcatcagatggtgaagcatggaaacactttgatgacattcaccgtgagaaagccgaagaggctcgtaatgtacgtgttgcgttggccacagatgggttcaatccctatggaatgagcgctgccccgtacacatgttggcccgtgtttgttatcccaatcaatctcccccctggtgtgtgctttcaaaggcagaatatattcgtgtcgttgataattcccggacacccggggaacaaaatgggcatgtacatggagcctttgatcgatgaattggtacgtgcctgggaggaaggggtatggacgtttgaccgagctaccaagacaaacttcagaatgcatgtttggtaccagtactccatgcatgacttaccggcctatgggctattttgtgcctggtgtgttcacggtaagttcccatgcccagtttgcaaggaagctctcaggttcatttggttgaaaaagggtggcaaatattcgtccttcgataaacatcgacaatttcttcctgctgaccatccattccgcctagacatcaagaactttacgaaaggtgtcatagttacagaccgcccacctgcagcgatgactggtgccgaaattcgtcaacagatagatgggctcgtggccaatacagaaggtggttttgtgggatatggtgagcagcatatgtggacacataagtctggcttgactcggctcccctattatgacgacctgctccttccacacaacattgacgtgatgcacactgaaaagaatgttgccgaggcactgtgggcaacaattatggacattcctgataagtcaaaggataatgtgaaggcaagagtggatctggcagcgttatgtgatagaccaaaactagagatgaagccgccaagtggcggaaagacatggagaaggcctaaggccgatttcgccctaagcagggcccagaggaaggaagtacttcagtggatcaagatgttgatgttccctgatggttatgcatctaacctgagtaggggggtgaacttatctactatgcgagtcttagggatgaagagtcatgacttccacatatggattgaacggattcttcctgcgatggttcgaggctatgtccctgagcatgtctggctagcgctttcagagttgagctatttcttccgtcagctttgtgcaaaagagttgtctcggaccgttgttgcagacttggaaagattggcccccgtgttactgtgtaagcttgagaagatatttccacccggctttttcaatccaatgcagcatttgattcttcatctcccctatgaggcacgaatggggggccccgtgcagggacgttggtgctatccaatcgagagatgtctaaagactattcgaaagaaatgtagaaataaatgcaaaatcgaggcttccattgcagaggcatacattctagaggaggtctcaaacttcacaacaacttattatggtgacaaactgccgagcgtgcataatccaccccctcgttacaatgatggcgacaatgaatcgaaccttagcatatttcgaggccaactcggaagcgcaagtggctcgaccaccaagaccctgaatcatgacgagtggcgacatatcatgctatacgtattgaccaaccttgaagaggtgacgccatacatggaacaatttcttcatgaattctggcgtcgatcaagggaccccactccacaggaatatgacgctcttcttagaaagggtgcgcgaaatgggttgcccgatttcatttcctggttcaaacgtaaggtacgtgcttagtttgtaaaagagatacgtctttgaactcaatttagcatcttttaacttgcgaatacttgcagggccaaagagatccgtctatgagtgccgagttgagacaagtagccaacgactttgcttatatggtcaagaaatattctgggtatgacgtcaatggataccgttttcgcacaacacactacgaccaaagtcggcccaatcggaaaacaacgtgttctggagtctttacgccggggcttgacaatgtcgattattttggacgaattgaagaaatatatgagctcaatttttatggttccaaacctcttactccagtgatattcaaatgtcattggtttgaccctcaagtgacgagacggacacattctaatcttgggatagtcgaaattcgacaagattccaccttagcaggagacgatgtctatatcgtggcccaacaggccacacaagtgtattatctcccatatgcgtgtcaaaagaaagaacatcttaagggttgggatgttgtgtataaggtatcgccgcatgggaggttacctgttcctaacgatgaagattacaacttagacccggacacatatgatggagagttcttccaagaagatgggctagaagggcgatttgagatagacttaacagaagctatcggaatggacgtagatattgaaatggttgttgatgaggaggatgatgaggtgcaaaatgataatgacttagtaatccttgaaggcaatgatgaggttgcgtcttccgatggtgttgagattgaaatgcttgatagtgatgatgagagttttgatccggctaaccccgacacatatgaagattatttttaatcgatgtaatgctatatgactttttatttcgcacctgtttgtaaatacatctttttatatgtgcttatttgtttactcttaattgcaggttgttggacaaatatggtgggcggtttcctgaggaggaggagtaggacggcggacgatgcagagcaggcagcgcagcagcacgaggcagagcaggcagcgcagcagcagccggcgcctcaggacgacgacgaccagcaggacgacgacgaccagcagcaggacgcctcaggttcaggcggctctagttcgaggagcatctacctgcgaggccccgcgagtctcccgccgcgtcccatacttcgggacagacggccgttgattcggccggaaggggagaggtatgtaactttatgttcttcattcttgttcatattatgtgttcaaaatcataatataaactaatactttttatttatcacttggacaggtcttggacggttttggattatgctgggggtcatcgtcgcccccccaacaacatcctcggcctgctgtgcagggaacacttccctggacttgtggagtacgccggagtgacgggcccagccttcaccttcgaccactacgccgtcgcccccgatgcagtagaccgggacggcagggaattcaataacaaggcagagcgggtgaagcaagagctgtgggtaagtcttagtataatataaaatatgtcgcattcgttgcaaattcttgaaataatgtatggatacatcgtttttgtatgcaggatttcttcagatgcgatgctggatacgaggctagggcggatgtggtggccaccacgtgctgtaagaagctagtcgtggacatgcactatgaggcccgcatccaggccatcatcacctaccacggctccatccttggggagaaggtgaccaaacctcaagcccgaaccatgtcgttgaccagggagcagtacctgcaggtaaagtcatgcatgtttggtaccagtactccatgcatgaattttattttatcttctgatatgcactttatgtgtttactttgcaggtgattccacattggtgcgccgcacatcctctctgctgggagcagatggtggataggtggtgttcggctgagtgggacgaggtgcacacagctagccgggaacggcgtttgcagatgcaagggccctcgcaccaccaaggcagccggagcctgggccaatatgccgaagcatgggtacgccacctttttatttcgatatatagcactaagttagatattatttctaactatctcgttggttttcgttgcagtcggcgtcacatggtggcaggccttgttccaccttctcggcctatgctatggcccataagggtaaggcgacgtccgacgtcacctacaacccggatgacgggcccgaggcctacaccaaccccgccgtctacagccgcctccacgactacaccgccatggcgcaggaggtccatggcccagactatgatccgagcaccgagcctatcgaccccgatgtgctcatgagggtcggaggaggcaagagacatgggcggtactggattgccgacggggcaatcgactcgtcctccactcccactctgtctcaggtgagagcaaggagcactggctcgagcccagccattcgacctcggcacgacagctcacagcatcgcatttcacaactcgaggttagtgcttctgtaactcgtccttcctttagttatatacctagtctttgagttactataacgttggcttgtaatattacagacccaactagaagagatggaggcgaggataatggcggagcgggcggcggctgatcagaggatggcggagatgttccagtacatgcagagccttggcgccgcacagggcatcgctccgccacctccattgttccccccagttgaccctactctcttccacactcctgtgagtaccaaaattgtagttagatgtttgtaatgcatctggtataacacatgttatctcttctttgtgcagggccaatctggggcggcatccaacaaccctccggaagggttcagcccaacgcaaccccggccaaaccgcccacctccatgagtcgttgttttagacttcacaacttatgtataatacttatgtttctgtttgatacttatgtgagagcttgcgacgtttgagacttatgtttgtgttgaacacttatgtttgtgatggatatttatgtttgtggtcacggttttatgtttgtgttggctatttatgtctgtgatgatatctgtgatgtatatatgtgatatatatgtgatatcttctgtttgtgtggatggaaaacaaaaaacaaattaaaaaggtacatactggtcactttgccgagtgtaacactcggcaaagaggctctttgccgagtgtctgggtcataacactcggcaaagagcacagacctgggcaccggcttaggttctttgccgagtgttatgcgctggcactcggcaaagaggtcgtctttgccgagtgccaattggtgcactcggcaaagagcctgacatggggaccctccctggcgggctctttgccgagtgtcccaagtggcactcggcaaagaaggcggctttgccgagtgctgccaggaggacactcggcaaagatatcttcgttgccgagtgtcaccgttgacactcggcaaagccgccgtctccgtcaaccggcgccgtaacggtcgcttttctttgccgagtgcaccctgacactcggcaaagatctttgccgagtgcccgaaaaaagtactcggcaaagaagtctttgccgatgtactgtttgccgagccttctttgccgagtgttacactcggcaaagcctttgccgagtgtttttaaggcttcgccgagtgcttccggcactcggcgaagaggttgattccggtagtggttGGGGGTAGTGTGGATGCGACTGATGCACTCCTCTAAATCACACAAATGGATCACGAGAACATGGCTTCAAAAATAATTTGATACGTTCACAACCGTAGTCTCGCGACAACAACTCCAACAAGAGCAACATCGACACCAAGTTCAAGTGCCGGTTACACTACATGAGGAGACATTTTGTCATTAATTGTTGGCACATGTTTGATGAGGACTTTGTCCTAGTTGAGCGTTATGATAGATCGACTACATATTATGTGGTAGATTCTAATTGGTATACAGACACATTAAAAACTCGGACTGTTAAGGCCTAATCGACTCGTGGTATTGTCCCCTGGTCGGCATCAAAGCGCACACAACTGTTAAAGGGctaagaagaagaccttctcacataGTCCGAGAAAACCCCAAACCACTggcccacccatacacagcgacACCACAACCCTGTTAGAGGGGCACCGCAACCCTGTTAGAGGGGCTGGCCACAGACCCTATTTTAGGGTTTAGCGAGGGGATTTTTTTGTACCCTAGGGTTCCCCAGCGGCACCAACACGGACACACTGAGGTTCGATCTATGGCTAGCTAGGAGCGGTCAAGCTGTGCTAACTGGCCCGACCAAAGGTCTAAGATGAGTCACAAATCCTGAGGTATCGAAGATTTATCACTCCCTAGTCCTCATTTGAGAACTGTAGCCCAGCACAAGGGtgttgctcccccttgatcacgcaagGACCATGTGCTCTCTATGGGTTGGTTCTTTGCCACTCCGGCATGGTGTGCTCCCACAATCATGTACGCATTGAGTTGGGTCACCCATAAGCTTTTTGGTGATCATTGAACTCCTGATCACCACCAAACCatttaggtgatgccgatcatcaagagtaacaaacgcaagctcTCACCCGACATTGAACAATGCTTGCACACTATCTTTTCTCAATGCTCTATTAAAGGCTGTTAAACATGTGATTATCAACTCTTAAGTTTCTCGCTAGGCAAAGGCTCTTCCTCGTACTCCAAAGGGTTTCGTTAGCTGACCAAATGGACAAGAGAGCTAGGATGGACAAGTAGGGTAGAACGGGCTACCCAATCTTGAACTCAGAATGTTTGGGTACATGAACTTTCGGTGTACCCATTCTTTATTGCACTAGTTCGGGTACTGTTCCTCAAAATCTGAATTTCAAAAACCAGAAAAGCCCTGCCCAAAAGTACGTGTGTGAACCGAAGTCCTAGAGCGACTTCCAATCATGTATTTCATGCTTAGAGGTTATTTACCATTTTATGAGTGAAAGGGTTACAAAGAAGCTTCTTGAGATTGAATCTGTAGCCACTGTAGATTAGGTTACAGGTGGTTTCACTAAAGCTATTTTGGTGTGGCAGCTAGAAAACTTTAAGTAGTACAATGTGCACTTGGAAAAAATGTGATCGAAGTGGGCTATTTACATATTTTTTGGTCCAATCTCTTTCTTGTAGGATACACTTCATAGTAGGATAATTCAAAAATCAATTTTATAATATTTTGTATTATCTTAATACTACTACAGTCCTACCCATATGCTCTATCGTATAAAAAAGTGAACCCTGCATATATAAATACAAAGACAATGCTCTAGAAGAATGCAACGCTTTCGAATACAAGTATATACTGAAAGTTTCCCCAGCGATGAATACGAGTACTTATTTTCATGTGGATACATCGTCAATATCAAACTATTCGCTTCAGACTAACTAAAATCAGTTGTTCGGACTGTGATAACTATAATCTATATATACAAAAGACTGTAGAAACAATAGAAATTGCTTGCGATTAAAGTCAAACGAATAACAACGTTGATCGCCACGCTATTTTACAAGAAGAAACATGTCTTGGGTTGACGGACACTTTTGTCCCGTGGAACTTTGTCGTGTTTTGTGCAGAACGCCGAGGAGAAGAGTGATAGAGTATTGGCTGTTTCATCAGTCCAAAAACAACGAGATTGCGTATCTAATCTGGGCTCCAGCAGACCTGAACATTACGGGCTTAAAGTACTAGTACTCCGTACGTAACAACACGTCATCTGGCGCCCTTGGAACCCCAGCCCAAAGACAAACAATGCACGTGTGCAAGTTTCAAAACCTCTCCCGGTTTTACGTTTACGAGTCCCGACCGGGGTGTAAAAAAAAAGAGCAGGATGAGGCAGTGTCGGCAGAACGGAACCGTCCCCCGGCCCACATCCCCTTTTGGGCTTTGGCGTGtcggtcgcctgccctgccgccgcGTGCCTTTCGCGAACCTGTCTGTCCTTTGGatccgtgtgtgtgtgtgtgtgtgaccgGCTCGCCGTTTTTGCCCCGCAGCTGGTTTGACGACCTCCTCAACAGAGTCAACAGGCGTAAGCCCATCGGCAACGATTGAGCGGCCAGTTGTTTTTTTGTAATCCTCACAGTCGTACATCGTAGTATGCCAAAGTACAGGACAGGATGTAGGTCGGCTAACGCCTAAAAATGATTCGTGCCGTGACATTTTAGTGCCCTTATTATTTACAATAAATTTCTAGGTCAACTGGAATTTGCAAATGTCTGGCTTCGAAATGTTCTTCAGTCTGTTGTCGCCACAACAAAAAAAAAAGTTCCTGTCCCCTGTTTCGAAAGGGCGGGCGTCAGTTTCCGGTGGCACAGGTCTCAGCAGCAAGAAGACACGATCTGCGTGCCACAGCTGTAGACCACCGGCAACGGCTCACGCCGGTGACCGGACTCGCCCGGGTAGTCACGACCCGTCACGCCGCGCCCGGGGGTCCCGGCGCACAGATTCGTTGCTTCCTTCCGTCATCTCCAGCGGCCACCGCGACATGCAAAGGCGGCCGCGGCTACGCGCACGCCACTACTGCTCCCACGTCCCGCCGCGCAAGCGAATAGCGAACACGGCCGTCCGCCACGTCTGGGTCTGGCCCCCGTCCCCGCCTCCAAATCCTAGAAAACGATACAAACAAATCCCACGCCGGCCGGACGCCGCCCGCGCTAATAGCCCTCCCTCCGCCAGTCCGTCGTCCGGAGCGCAAGCCTAACCAAAACCTCCCTTTTCCCCTCCGTTCCACtccacccccacccccacccgAACCCCACCTGCCCCGGTCTCGCGCGATCCGCCGATCCGGTTTCCGCGTCGCCAGCGCCCCCGTCCCGACCCCCCCGCCGTTGTTTCGTCGCCTTGTTGCCGTGTCGGTGCGGCGTTGCCTGGCTGGCGCGAGGGGGAGACGCGCGGAGGTCTCCCATGAGGCGGCGACCGGTGCTACCGTCCCACCACGACGACACGGACAAGGGCGGCGGGAAGCCGGCGCCGGCGCGCCTCTGTTTCCTCGCCACGCTCTGCGCCATGTTCTGGGTCCTCATCTTCTACTTCCACTTCGCCGTCCTCTCCGACGAGCCCGCCGCCGAGGCCCGCATTGCGCGCGCCCACACCCGCGTTCCCGAACaggacggcgccggcgccggcgcgtcCCGCGTCGACCTTCCCCGCGCAGAGGAGCCGGAGGACGAGCGCGCCGCCGGAGTCCGCCGGGAGGTGGCGCCGGCGTCGTACCCGTTCGAGCGGGCGCTCAGGACGGCGGAGAACAAGAGCGACCCCTGCGGCGGCCGGTACATCTACGTGCACCACCTGCCGCCGCGGTTCAACGAGGACATGCTCCGGGAGTGCGAGAAGCTCAGCGTCTGGACCAACATGTGCAGGTTCATCACCAACGACGGCCTCGGCCCGCCGCTGGGCAACGACGAGGGCGTGTTCTCCGAAACCGGATGGTACGGCACCAACCAGTTCTCCGTGGACGTCGTCTTCGGCAACAGGATGAAGCAGTACGAGTGCCTGACCGAGGACTCGTCCGTTGCCGCGGCCGTGTTCGTGCCGTTCTATGCCGGGTTTGACGTGGCGAGGTACCTCTGGGGCTATAACATCACGACGAGGGATGCCGCGTCGCTTGATTTGGTGGAGTGGCTGATGAAGAAGCCCGAGTGGAGCGTGATGGGTGGGCGGGACCATTTCCTCGTCGCGGGGAGGATCACTTGGGACTTCCGAAGGCTGACGGAGGAAGAGTCGGACTGGGGCAGCAAGCTGCTTTTCCTGCCGGCTGCAAGGAACATGTCGATGCTCGTGGTGGAGTCGAGCCCGTGGAACTCGAATGATTTTGGGATACCATATCCTACGTACTTCCACCCAGGCAAGGACGCCGAAGTTTTCCTTTGGCAGGATAGAATGAGGAGCCTGGAACGCCCGTGGCTCTTCTCGTTCGCAGGCGCTCCACGTCCTGGCGATCCCATGTCCATCAGAGGGCAGCTCATAGATCAGTGCAGGGTCTCGAGCGTTTGTAAGTTGTTGGAGTGTGACCTTGGGGAGAGCAAGTGCCACTCCCCGAGCACGGTCATGAAGATGTTCCAGAGTTCTTTGTTCTGCCTGCAGCCCCAGGGCGACTCCTACACGAGAAGATCTGCCTTCGACTCCATGTTGGCTGGCTGCATACCTGTTTTCTTCCATCCCGGTTCAGCGTACGTCCAGTATACATGGCATCTTCCAAAGAACTATACAAGGTACTCTCTGTTCATCCCTGAAGATGACATCCGATCTAGAAATGCCAGCATTGAGGAGAGGCTGAAGAgtgtccacccagatgtggtcaAGCAAATGAGAGAAGATGTCATCAACCTAATACCAAAGGTGATATACGCTGATCCAAGATCGAAACTAGAGACCTTGAAAGATGCATTCGATGTTTCCATAGAGGCGATCATCAACAAAGTGACAAAGCTGAGAAGAGATATCATCGCAGGACAGGAAGACAAAGGTTTTGTTGAGGAGAATAGCTGGAAGTATAGTCTGTTAGAAGACGGACAGCGGACAATTGGACCTCACGAGTGGGATCCATTCTTCTCAAAACCCAAAGATAAAGGTGGAGATTCTGGCGGTCcatctgctgaagctgccaagAATTCTTGGAAAAGTGAACAAAGAGGACATAATTGAACCATGA
It encodes:
- the LOC103639558 gene encoding xyloglucan galactosyltransferase KATAMARI1 homolog, with amino-acid sequence MRRRPVLPSHHDDTDKGGGKPAPARLCFLATLCAMFWVLIFYFHFAVLSDEPAAEARIARAHTRVPEQDGAGAGASRVDLPRAEEPEDERAAGVRREVAPASYPFERALRTAENKSDPCGGRYIYVHHLPPRFNEDMLRECEKLSVWTNMCRFITNDGLGPPLGNDEGVFSETGWYGTNQFSVDVVFGNRMKQYECLTEDSSVAAAVFVPFYAGFDVARYLWGYNITTRDAASLDLVEWLMKKPEWSVMGGRDHFLVAGRITWDFRRLTEEESDWGSKLLFLPAARNMSMLVVESSPWNSNDFGIPYPTYFHPGKDAEVFLWQDRMRSLERPWLFSFAGAPRPGDPMSIRGQLIDQCRVSSVCKLLECDLGESKCHSPSTVMKMFQSSLFCLQPQGDSYTRRSAFDSMLAGCIPVFFHPGSAYVQYTWHLPKNYTRYSLFIPEDDIRSRNASIEERLKSVHPDVVKQMREDVINLIPKVIYADPRSKLETLKDAFDVSIEAIINKVTKLRRDIIAGQEDKGFVEENSWKYSLLEDGQRTIGPHEWDPFFSKPKDKGGDSGGPSAEAAKNSWKSEQRGHN